A genomic window from Arthrobacter globiformis includes:
- a CDS encoding HRDC domain-containing protein, giving the protein MTPQIPDNTTAGAPADETTPHITVEGFDSRVPVVIDLDSPRDGVPLVIETQSGLERCAAAIAAGTGPAGVDAERASGFRYGQRAFLVQIRREGSGTWLIDPEPFGDLRIINDALRGVEWILHAASQDLPCLSELGMWPDKLFDTELAARLAGLPRVGLAAVIEQLLGFGLAKEHSAADWSTRPLPEPWLRYAALDVEVLTELREELIELLEADGKLEYAEQEFAAILSAGLAAPRVDPWRKTSGLHQIRDRRQLAAVRELWLERDTLAQKRDVAPGRLIPDSALVAAAKAMPTTVPQLLGTKGFHGRAAQREAPRWLRCIAAARTLEDLPPLHLPTNAPPPPRVWADRDLAAAERLQTARPLLQEKADELKLPLENLLTPDYLRRVAWRPPADVSEAAIAGELRELGARPWQVGLVAPLITSAFLNPQPLPPKEARETKETPA; this is encoded by the coding sequence ATGACCCCTCAAATTCCGGATAACACCACAGCCGGCGCTCCGGCTGATGAAACCACACCCCACATAACGGTGGAAGGCTTTGACAGCCGGGTCCCCGTTGTCATCGATCTCGATTCCCCCCGCGACGGCGTGCCTCTGGTCATCGAAACCCAGTCCGGGCTGGAACGTTGCGCTGCCGCGATCGCCGCCGGCACGGGCCCGGCCGGCGTTGACGCGGAGCGCGCCTCGGGCTTCCGCTACGGGCAGCGCGCCTTCCTCGTCCAGATCCGTCGGGAAGGTTCGGGAACCTGGCTGATCGACCCCGAGCCGTTCGGGGACCTGCGGATCATCAACGACGCCCTGCGCGGCGTCGAATGGATCCTGCACGCCGCCAGCCAGGACCTGCCCTGCCTGTCGGAACTGGGCATGTGGCCGGACAAACTTTTCGACACCGAACTGGCAGCCCGCCTGGCAGGCCTTCCCCGCGTCGGCCTTGCAGCCGTGATCGAGCAGCTCCTCGGCTTCGGCCTCGCCAAGGAGCACTCGGCGGCTGACTGGTCCACCCGCCCCCTGCCGGAACCCTGGCTCCGGTACGCAGCGCTCGACGTCGAAGTTCTGACGGAACTGCGCGAGGAGCTCATCGAACTGCTCGAAGCCGACGGAAAACTCGAATACGCCGAGCAGGAGTTCGCAGCGATCCTGTCCGCAGGGCTCGCAGCGCCCAGAGTGGACCCCTGGCGCAAGACGTCCGGGCTCCACCAGATCAGGGACCGCCGCCAGCTGGCCGCGGTGCGGGAGCTGTGGCTGGAACGCGATACCCTGGCCCAGAAGCGCGACGTCGCCCCCGGCCGGCTCATTCCCGACTCTGCCCTCGTCGCCGCCGCGAAGGCGATGCCCACGACCGTACCGCAACTGCTCGGCACCAAGGGGTTCCACGGCAGGGCAGCCCAGCGGGAGGCCCCGCGCTGGCTGCGGTGCATCGCAGCGGCCCGGACACTCGAAGACCTTCCGCCGCTCCACTTGCCCACGAACGCCCCGCCGCCGCCGCGGGTCTGGGCGGACCGCGACCTTGCCGCGGCCGAACGGCTGCAGACCGCCAGGCCGCTGCTGCAGGAAAAGGCGGACGAGCTCAAGCTGCCGCTCGAAAACCTGCTGACCCCGGACTACCTCCGCCGCGTCGCGTGGCGGCCACCGGCGGACGTCAGCGAAGCCGCCATCGCCGGCGAACTGCGCGAGCTGGGTGCCCGGCCATGGCAGGTAGGGCTGGTAGCGCCGCTGATCACCTCGGCATTCCTCAACCCCCAGCCGCTTCCGCCCAAGGAAGCCAGGGAGACAAAGGAAACCCCCGCGTAG
- the efeB gene encoding iron uptake transporter deferrochelatase/peroxidase subunit, whose product MSGCPFGGDQQTPAGTHSDASAAPAETSDGANRRLSRRGLLGLAGVGGAGAVAGIAAGLLGHDALAAAAAPPAANDSVIPFFGDRQAGITTAAQDRLHMAAFDVTTENRTALIELLKDWTAAAEAMTAGRTTGSTGAVDGPYDAPPEDTGEALDLEAGRLTITFGFGASLFEKDGKARFGLDGKRPDALIDLPHFPGDALEPARTGGDIVVQACADDPQVAVHAIRNLARIGFGKARVRWSQLGFGRTSSTSRAQTTARNLFGFKDGTNNLKAEDTALLDEHVWAGAGSRAGEAWMEGGSYLVSRRIRMHIEIWDRTSLREQEGLIGRTKGEGAPLSGGKEFTAPDFSIKGNDGEPLIAMDAHVRLAHADQNDGVRMLRRGYNYTDGSDGLGHLDAGLFFIAFVKDPRTHYVPMQMTMAKEDVLALEYLKHTGSGLFAVPPGVKQGGFIGEGLFT is encoded by the coding sequence GTGAGCGGCTGCCCCTTCGGCGGCGACCAGCAGACGCCTGCCGGCACGCACTCCGACGCTTCCGCAGCGCCGGCGGAGACGTCCGACGGCGCTAACCGCAGGCTGTCCCGGCGAGGACTTCTGGGACTGGCCGGCGTGGGCGGCGCGGGAGCGGTGGCGGGAATCGCCGCCGGCCTGCTCGGCCACGACGCCCTGGCGGCCGCCGCAGCGCCCCCGGCTGCCAACGATTCCGTCATCCCCTTTTTCGGTGACCGGCAGGCGGGGATCACCACCGCTGCTCAGGACCGCCTCCACATGGCAGCCTTCGACGTCACCACCGAAAACCGCACGGCGCTCATCGAACTCCTTAAGGACTGGACCGCCGCCGCAGAGGCCATGACCGCCGGCCGGACCACCGGGAGCACCGGCGCCGTCGACGGCCCGTACGACGCCCCGCCGGAGGACACCGGCGAGGCGCTGGACCTCGAGGCCGGCCGGCTCACCATCACGTTTGGCTTTGGTGCCTCCCTGTTCGAAAAGGACGGCAAGGCCCGCTTTGGCCTCGACGGAAAGCGGCCCGATGCCCTGATCGATCTGCCGCACTTCCCCGGCGACGCGCTGGAGCCGGCCCGCACCGGCGGCGACATCGTGGTGCAGGCGTGCGCCGACGATCCCCAGGTGGCGGTGCACGCCATCCGAAACCTGGCCCGCATCGGCTTCGGCAAGGCCCGCGTCCGCTGGTCCCAGCTGGGCTTCGGCCGCACGTCGTCGACGTCGCGCGCGCAGACGACCGCACGCAACCTCTTCGGCTTCAAGGACGGGACCAACAACCTCAAGGCCGAGGACACCGCCCTGCTCGACGAGCACGTGTGGGCCGGCGCCGGATCCCGTGCAGGCGAAGCCTGGATGGAGGGCGGGAGCTACCTGGTGTCGCGCCGCATCCGGATGCACATCGAGATCTGGGACCGCACCTCGCTCCGCGAACAGGAAGGCCTGATAGGCCGGACCAAGGGAGAAGGCGCACCGCTGTCCGGCGGCAAGGAGTTCACCGCCCCTGACTTCTCTATCAAGGGCAACGACGGCGAGCCGCTCATTGCCATGGACGCGCACGTGCGGCTGGCCCACGCGGACCAGAACGACGGCGTGCGGATGCTCCGCCGCGGCTACAACTACACCGATGGTTCGGACGGGCTGGGCCACCTCGACGCCGGGCTGTTCTTCATTGCCTTCGTCAAGGACCCGCGGACGCACTACGTGCCGATGCAGATGACCATGGCCAAGGAGGACGTCCTCGCCCTGGAGTACCTCAAGCACACAGGGTCCGGCCTCTTCGCCGTGCCGCCGGGCGTCAAGCAGGGCGGCTTCATCGGGGAAGGCCTCTTCACCTGA
- the efeO gene encoding iron uptake system protein EfeO has product MPGLTSPKIRRTAGARLAVVAATAVLPLALASCTDNANANASGTTDGPIQVTSTAAECKVSATEAPSGNLTFAVKNDGTEVTEFYVLAEDGLRIVAEVENIGPGITRNLVLTAPAGKYITACKPGMKGDGIRADFTVKDSGKQATVDADLQKLVDTGVTQYTAYVKDQTEQLVAGTKEFAAAYAAGDAAKAKSLYAATRMHWERIEPVAESFGDLDPKLDAREADLEPGQKWTGWHRAEKDLFPPAGYKALTAAERSAIAKQLVADTEELSTRTRTVELSADKLGNGAKELLDEVARGKVTGEEEIWSHTDLWDFQANVDGARIAFENLKPALQQKDAALATDLDAKFSALQAELKKHAKGDGFAYYNELSKDEVQQLSALVDSLGEPLSKLTAAVVL; this is encoded by the coding sequence ATGCCAGGCCTGACCTCGCCCAAAATCCGCCGGACTGCCGGTGCCCGCCTCGCCGTCGTGGCAGCCACCGCAGTCCTCCCGCTGGCACTCGCATCCTGCACCGACAACGCCAACGCCAACGCATCCGGCACCACCGACGGGCCCATCCAGGTGACCAGCACCGCTGCCGAGTGCAAGGTCTCCGCCACGGAGGCCCCGAGCGGGAACCTGACCTTTGCCGTGAAGAACGACGGCACCGAAGTCACCGAGTTCTACGTGCTCGCCGAAGACGGCCTGCGGATCGTCGCCGAAGTGGAGAACATCGGCCCGGGAATCACCCGCAACCTGGTGCTCACCGCGCCGGCAGGCAAATACATCACTGCCTGCAAGCCGGGGATGAAGGGTGACGGCATCCGCGCGGACTTCACCGTCAAGGACTCGGGCAAGCAGGCCACCGTTGACGCCGACCTCCAGAAGCTCGTGGACACCGGCGTCACCCAGTACACGGCCTACGTCAAGGACCAAACCGAACAGCTGGTGGCCGGAACCAAGGAATTCGCCGCAGCCTACGCCGCCGGTGACGCAGCCAAGGCCAAGAGCCTCTATGCCGCCACCCGCATGCACTGGGAACGGATCGAGCCCGTGGCCGAATCCTTCGGGGATCTCGATCCCAAGCTCGATGCCCGTGAGGCGGACCTTGAACCGGGACAGAAGTGGACCGGCTGGCACCGGGCCGAGAAAGACCTCTTCCCGCCAGCCGGATACAAGGCGCTGACCGCCGCTGAGCGCTCGGCAATCGCCAAGCAGCTGGTGGCCGACACGGAGGAACTCAGCACCCGCACCCGTACCGTAGAGCTCAGCGCGGACAAGCTGGGCAACGGCGCCAAGGAACTCCTGGATGAAGTGGCCCGCGGCAAGGTCACCGGCGAGGAGGAAATCTGGTCGCACACCGATCTCTGGGATTTCCAGGCCAACGTGGACGGCGCCCGGATTGCGTTTGAGAACCTCAAGCCCGCCCTGCAGCAGAAGGACGCCGCGCTGGCCACTGACCTCGACGCCAAATTCAGCGCCCTCCAGGCTGAACTGAAGAAGCACGCCAAGGGCGACGGCTTTGCCTACTACAACGAGCTGAGCAAGGACGAGGTCCAGCAGCTCAGCGCCCTGGTCGATTCCCTCGGTGAGCCGCTGTCCAAGCTCACCGCGGCTGTAGTTCTGTGA
- the efeU gene encoding iron uptake transporter permease EfeU has translation MTANFLIGLREGLEATLIVVLLMAYLTKSGRRALLPRLWAGVGIAVAVSVGFGALLTFGPRGLTFEAQEAIGGGLSIVAVGLVTWMVFWMARTARTLGSELRSRVDDMADGAAWGLVLVAALAVGREGLETALFLWAAAQASGESGTPLFGALLGLAVAAGLGYLLHRGVLKVNLSRFFTWTGVALVVIAGGVLAYGVHDLQEAGILPGLHSLAFDVSAAVPPSSWYGTLLKGTLNFSPATTWLEAAAWVLYVIPVMFFYLRANFRPKLRPAEAPAAAVAVAS, from the coding sequence ATGACAGCCAACTTCCTCATCGGCCTCCGGGAGGGCCTCGAGGCGACCCTCATCGTCGTCCTGCTGATGGCCTACCTGACCAAGAGCGGCCGCCGTGCGCTGCTCCCCCGGTTGTGGGCGGGCGTGGGAATCGCTGTTGCCGTGTCCGTCGGATTCGGCGCCCTGCTGACCTTCGGCCCGCGGGGACTGACCTTCGAAGCGCAGGAAGCCATCGGCGGGGGCCTGTCCATCGTCGCCGTTGGACTGGTCACCTGGATGGTCTTTTGGATGGCGCGCACCGCCCGCACGCTCGGCAGCGAGCTGCGCTCCCGGGTCGATGACATGGCCGACGGCGCCGCCTGGGGCCTGGTGCTTGTCGCGGCTCTGGCCGTCGGGCGGGAAGGCCTGGAGACGGCCCTGTTCCTGTGGGCCGCAGCCCAGGCAAGCGGCGAATCCGGAACCCCCCTGTTCGGCGCCCTGCTGGGCCTCGCGGTGGCAGCCGGGCTCGGGTATTTGCTGCACCGCGGCGTCCTGAAGGTCAATCTGTCCCGCTTCTTCACCTGGACGGGCGTGGCCCTGGTGGTCATCGCCGGCGGCGTCCTCGCCTACGGCGTCCACGACCTGCAGGAGGCCGGCATCCTGCCGGGGCTGCACAGCCTGGCCTTCGACGTCTCAGCCGCCGTCCCGCCGTCGTCCTGGTACGGCACCCTGCTGAAGGGGACCCTGAACTTCTCCCCCGCCACGACGTGGCTGGAAGCAGCCGCCTGGGTCCTCTACGTAATCCCCGTCATGTTCTTCTACCTGCGGGCCAACTTCCGCCCGAAGCTCCGGCCGGCGGAAGCTCCTGCCGCAGCTGTCGCCGTCGCCTCCTGA
- a CDS encoding DUF3000 domain-containing protein: MVNALAQVPANFLYALGTLRKARCRSELRLDEIPAPARLAPFAVALGAEVIVPSGGKDRSPVHGPAAMGLARSAAAGASAGDDADDGEELATGRFILLHDPDGSAVWGGEFRIVTYIRAQLDAEMGNDEMLGSVAWTWLVEALETHNAPYSAAGGTATRVLSESFGTLADRPASIDIELRASWTPASADVQAHLEAWSDMVCTFAGLPPLPDGVAALPRRRRT; encoded by the coding sequence ATTGTGAACGCACTTGCCCAGGTTCCCGCGAATTTCCTGTATGCGCTGGGGACGCTCCGGAAAGCACGCTGCCGCAGCGAACTGCGCCTCGACGAGATCCCGGCGCCCGCCCGGCTGGCGCCGTTTGCCGTCGCCCTCGGCGCCGAGGTCATAGTTCCCAGCGGCGGCAAGGACCGGTCTCCCGTCCACGGGCCAGCGGCGATGGGGCTGGCCCGGTCGGCCGCCGCCGGAGCCTCCGCCGGGGACGACGCCGACGACGGCGAGGAGCTCGCCACCGGGCGCTTCATCCTGCTGCATGACCCCGACGGCTCGGCCGTGTGGGGCGGCGAGTTCCGGATCGTCACTTACATCCGGGCACAGCTCGACGCCGAAATGGGCAACGATGAGATGCTCGGCTCGGTGGCCTGGACATGGCTCGTGGAGGCACTCGAAACCCACAATGCCCCGTACAGCGCGGCCGGCGGGACAGCCACCCGGGTGCTGTCCGAAAGCTTCGGAACGCTGGCGGACCGGCCCGCATCGATCGACATTGAACTCCGTGCCTCGTGGACTCCGGCCAGCGCCGACGTCCAGGCCCATCTTGAGGCGTGGTCGGACATGGTGTGCACCTTCGCCGGCCTTCCGCCGTTGCCCGACGGCGTCGCCGCGCTCCCCCGCAGACGCCGCACCTAG
- a CDS encoding threonine aldolase family protein — protein MTTTVETAGSGTMPRLHDASVRGFASDNYSGVHPEVLAALSAANEGHQVSYGEDAYTARLQELMEAHFGPGIECFPVFNGTGANVLSLQSLLPRWGAVVCASTAHINMDENGAPERVGGMKLLQVHTPDGKLTPELIDREAWGWGDEHRAQPLAVSITQTTELGTCYTADEVRAIAEHVHARGMKLHMDGARLANAAAHLGLPLRAFTRDAGVDILSFGGTKNGLLFGEVVVALNPDAAQGLLFLRKMNMQLASKMRFMSAQFIALLEGDLWLRSAAHANAMAARLRTAVEDIDGVEPTQKTESNGVFAVLPEGVADRLRESFRFYDWNEATREVRWMCSFDTSEEDVDAFVAAIRAELARHGSSPAAGQ, from the coding sequence ATGACAACAACGGTTGAAACTGCCGGCAGCGGCACCATGCCCAGGCTGCACGACGCGTCGGTGCGCGGCTTTGCGTCGGACAACTACTCGGGGGTGCACCCCGAGGTGCTGGCCGCGCTGTCCGCCGCCAACGAGGGGCACCAGGTTTCCTACGGCGAAGACGCCTACACGGCCCGCCTGCAGGAGCTGATGGAAGCGCACTTCGGACCGGGCATCGAGTGCTTCCCGGTCTTCAACGGCACGGGCGCCAACGTACTGTCCCTGCAGTCCCTCCTCCCGCGCTGGGGTGCGGTGGTCTGCGCGTCGACGGCACACATCAACATGGACGAGAACGGCGCCCCGGAGCGCGTGGGCGGCATGAAGCTGCTGCAGGTGCACACCCCGGACGGCAAACTCACGCCGGAGCTCATCGACCGCGAAGCATGGGGCTGGGGCGACGAGCACCGCGCCCAGCCGCTGGCGGTGTCCATCACCCAGACCACCGAACTCGGCACCTGCTACACGGCGGATGAAGTCAGGGCGATCGCCGAGCACGTCCACGCCAGGGGCATGAAGCTGCACATGGACGGGGCGCGGCTGGCCAACGCCGCGGCGCACCTGGGCCTTCCCCTCCGGGCTTTCACGCGCGACGCCGGCGTAGACATCCTGTCCTTCGGCGGAACCAAGAACGGGCTGCTGTTCGGCGAGGTGGTGGTGGCCCTGAACCCCGACGCCGCCCAGGGGCTGCTTTTCCTGCGCAAGATGAACATGCAGCTGGCCTCCAAGATGCGGTTCATGTCCGCGCAGTTCATCGCCCTGCTCGAAGGTGACCTGTGGCTTCGTTCGGCCGCCCACGCCAACGCCATGGCGGCGAGGCTGCGGACGGCGGTGGAGGACATTGACGGTGTGGAACCCACGCAGAAGACCGAATCCAACGGCGTGTTTGCGGTCCTGCCTGAAGGGGTGGCGGACCGGCTCCGGGAGTCCTTCCGCTTTTACGACTGGAACGAGGCCACCCGGGAGGTCCGCTGGATGTGCTCCTTCGACACGAGCGAGGAGGACGTCGATGCGTTCGTGGCGGCCATCAGGGCCGAACTCGCCCGGCACGGGTCCTCACCGGCGGCAGGGCAGTAA
- a CDS encoding SDR family oxidoreductase, whose protein sequence is MTDGSKTGASTTGARLTDGSPLRVLVTGGSGPSGIAAARALLQAGFAVFTVGSDRARIEAAAETAGGATPLVCDLGDLAAVRELHAGLGRTAGRIDGVIHLVGGWRGAQGITDQTDEDWDFLERSAVTTLRNVTRVFYDDLAASPCGRLAMVSSTSVGSPAAGVASYAAAKAAAEAWTMAVAEGFGRDSQADGAQHSAAVVIVVKALVDAGMRSKQPERKFPGYTDVEELAAAAVGLFSQTAAELNGQRLLLAPAPAGAATT, encoded by the coding sequence ATGACTGACGGCAGCAAGACCGGCGCCAGCACGACCGGCGCCCGCCTGACCGACGGCAGTCCACTGCGCGTGCTGGTCACGGGCGGCAGCGGACCTTCGGGAATCGCGGCCGCCCGTGCCCTGCTGCAGGCCGGTTTTGCCGTCTTCACCGTCGGTTCGGACAGGGCACGCATCGAGGCCGCCGCGGAAACCGCGGGCGGCGCCACACCGCTCGTGTGCGACCTCGGCGACCTCGCCGCCGTCCGCGAACTGCACGCAGGGCTCGGGCGCACTGCCGGAAGGATCGACGGCGTCATCCACCTGGTGGGCGGGTGGCGCGGCGCGCAGGGCATCACGGACCAGACCGACGAGGACTGGGATTTCCTGGAGCGCAGCGCTGTCACGACGCTCCGGAACGTGACCCGGGTCTTCTACGACGACCTCGCCGCCTCGCCCTGCGGACGGCTTGCCATGGTGTCCTCGACGTCGGTGGGCAGTCCCGCCGCCGGCGTCGCCAGCTACGCTGCGGCCAAGGCCGCCGCGGAAGCGTGGACCATGGCCGTGGCGGAGGGGTTCGGCCGCGACAGCCAAGCCGACGGCGCCCAGCACAGCGCCGCCGTCGTCATCGTCGTGAAGGCGCTGGTGGACGCAGGCATGCGCAGCAAGCAACCCGAACGGAAGTTCCCCGGGTACACGGACGTGGAGGAGCTGGCCGCGGCCGCCGTCGGACTCTTCAGCCAGACCGCCGCGGAGCTGAACGGGCAGCGGCTGCTGCTGGCCCCGGCGCCCGCCGGCGCCGCAACTACCTAG
- a CDS encoding DUF6421 family protein, whose product MTVTVHTAPARISAEHPEWQRLKAAANALRDLQAQDGSIPDPAAHVAAHGYVEALVSAIEALAPAFPHDSLYLDLVCRDFGRWAGAGFGVPDFLDSLLAFQPQADRENGLQHLVVFPMYTQNGSSSRLVEAVLIDVVWPDFIAGLEQGDYSNRLFVPIRFIDFTPGYDTNSAVLFPETVGVRATPRFTWGAIFADREAARFRRVLRAAADITSLELPAGAAALLEDQELTEKTFVMWDLIHDRTHMRGDLPFDPFMIKQRMPFFLYSLEELRCDLTAFRESVKIEKDEAADPEARRHAKLVQYAVIFDRIFRFAITGSRVRNYDGLGGQLLFAWLHQHRVLHWTDSRLTIDWEHVAGIVVELGARIEELYWRSIDRPKTAHWLAAYELISGTVTPNPASVWAKGPGALPLDGPPRGLTDQVLDDEFPLSMFYEALEKKMRPVIESTAGITGSTDPALPAVSPAATAA is encoded by the coding sequence ATGACCGTAACCGTACACACAGCACCAGCCCGAATCTCCGCAGAACACCCGGAATGGCAGCGCCTCAAGGCCGCGGCCAATGCCCTGCGGGACCTTCAGGCACAGGACGGTTCGATCCCCGACCCGGCCGCCCATGTGGCTGCCCACGGCTACGTCGAAGCCCTTGTCAGCGCCATCGAGGCGCTGGCACCGGCATTCCCCCACGATTCCCTGTACCTGGATCTGGTGTGCCGCGACTTTGGCCGCTGGGCCGGGGCCGGGTTCGGCGTCCCGGATTTCCTGGACTCCCTGCTCGCGTTCCAGCCGCAGGCGGACCGCGAGAACGGCCTGCAGCACCTCGTGGTTTTCCCCATGTACACGCAGAACGGCAGCAGCAGCCGGCTCGTGGAGGCCGTCCTCATCGACGTCGTCTGGCCCGACTTCATTGCAGGCCTGGAACAGGGCGACTACTCAAACCGTCTGTTCGTGCCCATCCGGTTCATCGACTTCACCCCCGGGTATGACACCAACTCCGCCGTGCTCTTCCCCGAAACCGTGGGCGTGCGCGCCACACCCCGGTTCACTTGGGGCGCCATTTTCGCCGACCGGGAAGCGGCGCGCTTCCGCCGGGTCCTGCGGGCCGCGGCCGACATCACTTCGCTTGAGCTGCCGGCGGGGGCCGCGGCACTCCTCGAGGACCAGGAGCTCACCGAAAAAACCTTCGTCATGTGGGACCTGATCCACGACCGCACGCACATGCGGGGGGACCTGCCGTTCGATCCCTTCATGATCAAACAGCGGATGCCCTTTTTCCTGTACTCCCTCGAGGAGCTGCGCTGCGACCTGACGGCCTTCCGGGAATCGGTGAAAATCGAAAAGGACGAGGCAGCGGATCCGGAAGCCCGCCGGCACGCCAAGCTCGTGCAGTACGCCGTCATTTTCGATCGCATCTTCCGGTTCGCCATCACCGGCAGCCGGGTGCGCAACTACGACGGGCTCGGCGGCCAGCTGCTCTTCGCATGGCTGCACCAGCACCGCGTCCTCCACTGGACCGACAGCCGGCTGACCATCGACTGGGAACACGTCGCCGGCATCGTGGTGGAGCTGGGTGCCCGGATCGAGGAACTCTACTGGCGCTCCATCGACCGGCCCAAGACCGCCCACTGGCTGGCGGCCTATGAGCTGATCTCAGGCACCGTCACGCCGAACCCGGCTTCCGTCTGGGCTAAGGGGCCGGGCGCCCTCCCCCTCGACGGGCCGCCGCGGGGCCTTACCGATCAGGTCCTGGACGACGAGTTCCCGCTGTCCATGTTCTACGAAGCCCTGGAAAAGAAGATGCGCCCCGTCATCGAATCCACCGCCGGCATTACCGGCTCCACGGACCCTGCCCTGCCGGCGGTCAGCCCGGCGGCGACCGCAGCATGA
- the msrB gene encoding peptide-methionine (R)-S-oxide reductase MsrB — translation MSTPEKSDLTNTAATPAAGRSDEDWRQELTPEEYHVLRQAGTERPYTGEYWDTHTAGVYNCRACGTELFTSKEKFDSHCGWPSFWAPLAEGRVRYIHDRTLGMDRIEVRCANCDSHLGHVFEGEGYGTPTDQRYCINSISLKLVPAADDAQA, via the coding sequence ATGAGCACTCCCGAGAAGTCCGACCTCACCAATACCGCCGCAACCCCTGCCGCCGGCCGATCCGATGAAGACTGGCGGCAGGAATTGACGCCGGAGGAGTACCACGTGCTGCGCCAGGCCGGCACGGAACGCCCGTACACCGGCGAATACTGGGACACCCACACCGCCGGCGTCTACAACTGCCGCGCCTGCGGGACCGAACTGTTCACCAGCAAGGAGAAGTTCGATTCGCACTGCGGCTGGCCGTCATTCTGGGCCCCTCTGGCCGAAGGGCGGGTGCGCTACATCCACGACCGCACTCTGGGCATGGACCGCATCGAGGTGCGGTGCGCCAACTGCGACTCCCACCTCGGGCACGTCTTCGAGGGTGAGGGCTACGGAACGCCGACCGACCAGCGTTACTGCATCAACTCCATCTCACTGAAGCTGGTTCCGGCCGCCGACGACGCCCAAGCCTGA
- a CDS encoding alpha/beta hydrolase family protein: MDSAHAAVTTPSATQGNAMTLRAKWTLGGIIAGGIAAALLGAGSSALALYFARRVLTPARVRPADQEVLAVIREGRDLQVILAATPETTHNGVYSLFFEAGAGHARIGRILSYSPAERTVLREVEAVYSGNLETAGRGWWGGATYQHPSDVGLASEDVGIEVEGGTAPGWLIPGDADAGTWAIMVHGRGATRQECLRGARVVHELGLPNLLVSYRNDGLAPAAFDGRYGLGSTEWRDIDAAISFALARGAREVVLFGWSMGGAICLQTADLSEHRHVIRAMVLDAPVIDWVNVLAHHAELNRIPSAVGRYGQLMMGHKVGRRLTGLAAPVDLKSMDWVSRAVELRTPTLIIHSVDDEYVPYQPSALLAEKNPEMVTFEPFEGARHAKEWNADPVRWEGLVRAWLQQQLAPRRNPGQPDPGQPGPVQPEPVQPA, translated from the coding sequence ATGGATTCCGCGCATGCTGCTGTGACAACCCCGTCTGCTACCCAGGGCAATGCGATGACCCTGCGGGCGAAGTGGACACTCGGGGGAATCATTGCCGGCGGCATTGCCGCAGCCCTGCTCGGTGCCGGATCGTCCGCGCTCGCGCTCTACTTTGCCCGCCGCGTCCTCACCCCAGCCCGCGTGCGGCCGGCGGACCAGGAGGTCCTGGCGGTCATCAGGGAGGGCAGGGACCTGCAGGTCATCCTCGCGGCCACGCCGGAGACAACGCACAATGGCGTGTACAGCCTCTTCTTCGAGGCCGGCGCCGGGCACGCCCGGATCGGCAGGATCCTGTCCTATTCCCCGGCGGAACGCACCGTGCTGCGCGAAGTTGAGGCCGTTTACAGCGGCAACCTTGAAACCGCGGGGCGCGGCTGGTGGGGAGGCGCCACGTACCAGCATCCGTCCGACGTCGGGCTGGCATCCGAGGATGTCGGCATTGAGGTTGAGGGCGGAACGGCGCCCGGCTGGCTGATCCCGGGTGACGCCGATGCCGGGACCTGGGCCATCATGGTCCACGGGCGCGGGGCCACCCGGCAGGAGTGCCTGCGTGGAGCGCGGGTGGTCCATGAACTGGGCCTGCCTAACCTCCTGGTTTCCTACCGCAACGACGGCCTGGCGCCGGCAGCATTCGACGGCCGGTACGGGCTGGGTTCGACGGAGTGGCGGGACATCGACGCTGCCATATCCTTTGCCCTGGCCCGCGGCGCCCGTGAAGTTGTCCTCTTCGGCTGGTCGATGGGCGGCGCCATCTGCCTGCAGACCGCGGACCTGTCGGAGCACCGGCACGTCATCCGGGCCATGGTCCTGGACGCACCCGTCATCGACTGGGTGAACGTGCTGGCCCACCACGCGGAGCTGAACCGGATCCCGTCAGCTGTTGGCCGATACGGACAGCTGATGATGGGCCACAAGGTGGGCCGCCGGCTCACCGGACTCGCCGCGCCCGTGGACCTGAAATCAATGGACTGGGTGTCGCGGGCCGTCGAACTCCGGACGCCGACGCTCATCATCCACAGTGTGGACGACGAATATGTTCCCTACCAGCCGTCGGCCCTGCTCGCCGAAAAGAACCCGGAAATGGTCACATTCGAGCCTTTCGAGGGGGCGCGGCATGCCAAGGAGTGGAACGCCGACCCGGTCCGCTGGGAAGGGCTCGTCCGGGCATGGCTGCAGCAGCAACTGGCCCCGCGCAGAAATCCCGGCCAGCCGGACCCCGGCCAGCCTGGCCCTGTTCAGCCTGAGCCTGTTCAGCCCGCCTGA